One region of Natronorubrum aibiense genomic DNA includes:
- a CDS encoding NAD(P)/FAD-dependent oxidoreductase — translation MNEDTPDATVHDVVIVGSGVAGLSAAVYAARADLEPIVLEGPEPGGQLTLTTEVENFLGFPEGIGGMELIQNGKDQAERFGAEFVHGTVEDAALEERPFALELSNGETLRTQALIVATGASARWVGAENEDELMGYGLSTCATCDGAFHRGDDVLVIGGGDSAMEEALFLAKFADSVTIVHRRDELRASDIMERRAREHDQIEFRWNTELLEIHGSRDEGVTGGTLVSHPDGRPKEKLESGEDVEYEDVDVGGIFYGVGHIPNTTFLADTAVDLDDEGHLLTLEGMTTETAVEGVFGAGDVMDPDYRQAITAAGTGSMAALDAESWLEEQALESETEAAVAVEADD, via the coding sequence ATGAACGAGGACACACCTGACGCGACCGTCCACGACGTCGTCATCGTCGGCTCGGGCGTTGCCGGCCTCTCGGCAGCGGTGTACGCCGCGCGCGCCGACCTCGAGCCGATCGTGCTCGAGGGTCCAGAGCCCGGCGGCCAGCTAACGCTGACGACCGAGGTCGAGAACTTCCTCGGCTTCCCCGAGGGGATCGGCGGCATGGAGCTGATCCAGAACGGGAAAGACCAGGCCGAACGGTTCGGTGCCGAGTTCGTCCACGGGACCGTCGAGGACGCGGCGCTCGAGGAGCGGCCGTTCGCTCTCGAGCTATCGAACGGCGAGACGCTGCGAACGCAGGCGCTGATCGTCGCAACCGGCGCGAGCGCTCGCTGGGTCGGGGCCGAGAATGAAGACGAACTGATGGGCTACGGCCTCTCGACGTGTGCGACCTGCGACGGCGCGTTCCACCGCGGCGACGACGTGCTCGTGATCGGCGGCGGCGACAGCGCGATGGAGGAAGCGCTCTTCCTCGCGAAGTTCGCCGACAGCGTCACGATCGTCCACCGTCGCGACGAACTGCGCGCCTCCGACATCATGGAGCGTCGCGCCCGCGAGCACGACCAGATCGAGTTCCGATGGAACACGGAACTGCTCGAGATCCACGGCTCCCGAGACGAGGGTGTCACTGGCGGGACACTCGTCAGTCACCCCGACGGTCGCCCGAAGGAGAAACTGGAATCGGGCGAGGACGTCGAGTACGAGGACGTCGACGTCGGCGGGATCTTCTACGGCGTCGGCCACATCCCGAACACGACGTTCTTAGCGGACACCGCCGTCGACCTCGACGACGAGGGCCACCTGCTGACCCTCGAGGGAATGACGACCGAGACCGCGGTCGAGGGCGTCTTCGGCGCGGGTGACGTGATGGACCCCGACTACCGGCAGGCGATCACGGCCGCCGGCACCGGAAGTATGGCCGCACTCGACGCGGAATCGTGGCTCGAGGAACAGGCACTCGAATCCGAAACCGAAGCCGCTGTTGCCGTCGAAGCGGACGACTAA
- the trxA gene encoding thioredoxin codes for MATDAHSGSPGQSPDEPVHIESKSHLDEVVADHDVVLVDFFATWCGPCQMLEPVMEGLASETDAVVAKVDVDELQQLAGAYGVRGVPTLVLFADGEQVEQHTGVLPADRLRNMIEGYTE; via the coding sequence ATGGCAACTGATGCACACAGCGGCTCACCCGGACAGTCTCCCGACGAACCCGTTCACATCGAGAGCAAAAGCCACCTCGATGAGGTCGTCGCGGACCACGACGTCGTCCTCGTAGACTTCTTTGCGACGTGGTGTGGGCCATGTCAGATGCTCGAGCCCGTCATGGAAGGGCTGGCGAGCGAGACCGACGCTGTCGTCGCGAAAGTCGACGTCGACGAACTCCAGCAGCTCGCAGGTGCATACGGCGTCCGCGGCGTCCCAACGCTCGTGCTCTTCGCGGACGGCGAGCAGGTCGAACAGCACACCGGCGTCCTGCCGGCGGACCGACTGCGCAACATGATCGAGGGATACACTGAATGA